In a genomic window of Thermoanaerobaculales bacterium:
- a CDS encoding ferritin family protein, whose protein sequence is MTQAKEQIREILRKAYQIEVDGHTFYSMAAERADKPAVQELFAKLARDEVQHKAYLKTVMGSFEDKGVEAFHLHLKDPNLKAFTATIFTDRFREQASGTDFEIGVLSIGMTLENNAIAYFSGAARSATEQEVRSFYEFLADWERQHLDALQALYGGVRQEFWESSGFSPF, encoded by the coding sequence TGAGGAAGGCCTACCAGATCGAGGTCGACGGCCACACCTTCTACTCGATGGCGGCCGAGCGGGCCGACAAGCCCGCGGTGCAGGAGCTGTTCGCCAAGCTCGCCCGCGACGAGGTCCAGCACAAGGCCTACCTCAAGACCGTGATGGGGTCGTTCGAGGACAAGGGTGTGGAGGCCTTCCACCTCCACCTCAAGGACCCCAACCTCAAGGCCTTCACCGCCACCATCTTCACCGACCGCTTCCGGGAGCAGGCGAGCGGCACCGACTTCGAGATCGGGGTGCTGTCAATCGGCATGACCCTCGAGAACAACGCCATCGCGTACTTCTCGGGGGCGGCCCGCAGCGCGACCGAGCAGGAGGTGCGGTCGTTCTACGAGTTCCTCGCCGACTGGGAGCGCCAGCACCTGGACGCGCTGCAGGCGCTGTACGGCGGAGTCCGCCAGGAGTTCTGGGAGTCGAGCGGGTTCTCACCGTTCTAG